In Amycolatopsis coloradensis, one genomic interval encodes:
- a CDS encoding indolepyruvate ferredoxin oxidoreductase family protein, with protein MEQFTLEDRYLREDGTVYLSGVQALVRMLFDRVRHDRAAGASPAVFVSGYEGSPLAGYDLELGRRSVLLEKHDVVHRPGLNEELAATAVMGSQLTASVGSSRGGVTGFWYGKAPGLDRATDALRHANLAGTDPAGGAVALVGDDPNAKSSSVPCASELALADLAMPVFFPSDSQDVLDFGLHAVELSRASGLWSSMKLVANVADAASTAHVRPRWTAPELAMPAYRHKPSSRLLGTTLMALERSLYTERLPLAVEYVRASGVNRIVQEGPADRIGIVTAGKSYLDLMQALRLLGLDADALSRHGIRILKLGVIHPLEPSIVRRFADGLSEIVVVEEKRSFVESAIKEVLYGTASAPAVYGKTGPGGRTLCTELGELDPDAIARVLAARLSDHHEIPSVTAWRQRRRRERISVPLLTRTPYFCSGCPHNSSTKVPEGTVVGGGIGCHAMALFMEPEQVGDVVGLTQMGGEGAQWLGMEPFVDASHFVQNIGDGTFTHSGSLAVRAAVAAGVNITYKILYNATVAMTGGQDAVGGLSVDRLASLLLVEGVAKVVITSDEPKRLRGLRLPDGVEVRHRDEVLSTQEELARVPGVTVLIHDQECAAEKRRKRRRGKLDTPAAKVVINERVCEGCGDCGEKSNCLSVQPVSTEFGRKTAIHQSSCNVDYSCLAGDCPSFMTVVPTGRKHRARLAEITAAELPEPETSGTDFTVRITGVGGTGVVTVAQILATAAVIEGKQVRTLDQTGLAQKGGAVVSDLKITAEPAPLAPKLATGECDLYLACDVLVGADPANLTVTDPARTIAVVSTTEVPTGRMVVDTTVSFPDAAAVRGAISESMARTVALDARALAETLFDDDQFANILQLGAAHQTGAIPLDAASVERAIELNGVAVAGNLQAFRRGRQLVADPDGLHAAIAPPTVAATPAPSAAMLRARALVHAEPGSELARLLDIRVPELVRYQDVRYAREYAEFVERVRVLEGDSTAVTEAVARNLHKLMAYKDEYEVARLSLDPAVLAGIEAEFGVGSRYAYRLHPPFLRALGMKRKIALGPKFRPVFVALRAARKLRGTRWDPFGKAHVRKVERELVTQYRETILTAFATESADRGRILALAELPDLVRGYEDVKLANVEAYRREQTALLAELVQGDRLGAST; from the coding sequence GTGGAGCAGTTCACGTTGGAGGACCGGTATCTGCGGGAGGACGGCACCGTCTATCTCAGCGGCGTCCAGGCCCTGGTCCGGATGCTGTTCGACCGGGTGCGGCACGACCGCGCCGCCGGGGCCTCGCCCGCCGTGTTCGTCTCCGGCTACGAGGGATCCCCGCTGGCCGGATACGACCTCGAGCTCGGCCGCCGCTCCGTCCTGCTCGAGAAGCACGATGTCGTGCACCGCCCCGGCTTGAACGAGGAGCTCGCCGCGACGGCGGTCATGGGCAGTCAGCTCACCGCGTCGGTCGGCTCGTCACGCGGCGGGGTCACCGGGTTCTGGTACGGCAAGGCACCCGGTCTGGACCGGGCGACCGACGCACTGCGGCACGCCAATCTCGCGGGGACCGACCCGGCCGGTGGTGCGGTGGCGCTGGTCGGCGACGACCCGAACGCCAAATCCTCCTCGGTGCCGTGCGCCTCCGAGCTCGCGCTGGCCGACCTGGCGATGCCGGTGTTCTTCCCGTCCGATTCCCAGGACGTGCTGGACTTCGGCCTGCACGCGGTCGAGCTGTCCAGGGCGAGTGGTCTGTGGTCGTCGATGAAACTCGTGGCGAACGTGGCCGACGCCGCGAGCACCGCCCACGTCCGCCCCCGGTGGACCGCGCCGGAGCTTGCAATGCCCGCGTACCGGCACAAGCCCAGCTCCCGGCTGCTCGGCACCACGTTGATGGCGCTCGAACGCAGCCTGTACACCGAACGTCTGCCGCTGGCCGTCGAATACGTGCGCGCGAGCGGGGTCAACCGGATCGTCCAGGAAGGACCCGCGGACCGGATCGGCATCGTGACCGCCGGGAAGTCCTATTTGGACCTCATGCAAGCACTGCGGCTGCTCGGCCTGGACGCCGACGCGTTGTCCCGGCACGGGATCCGGATTCTCAAACTCGGCGTCATCCACCCGTTGGAACCGTCGATCGTCCGCCGGTTCGCCGACGGCCTGAGCGAGATCGTCGTGGTGGAGGAGAAGCGTTCCTTCGTGGAGTCGGCGATCAAGGAGGTGCTGTACGGCACCGCCAGCGCGCCCGCCGTGTACGGCAAGACCGGCCCGGGCGGCCGCACCCTGTGCACCGAACTCGGTGAACTCGACCCGGACGCCATCGCCAGGGTGCTGGCCGCCCGGCTGAGCGACCACCACGAGATCCCGTCGGTGACCGCGTGGCGGCAGCGGCGGCGCCGTGAGCGCATCTCGGTGCCGTTGCTGACCAGGACGCCGTACTTCTGCTCCGGCTGCCCGCACAACTCGTCGACCAAGGTGCCCGAGGGAACCGTGGTGGGCGGCGGGATCGGCTGCCACGCCATGGCGTTGTTCATGGAACCGGAACAGGTCGGGGACGTGGTCGGGCTGACCCAGATGGGCGGCGAGGGCGCGCAGTGGCTCGGGATGGAGCCGTTCGTCGACGCCTCGCATTTCGTGCAGAACATCGGCGACGGCACGTTCACCCATTCCGGCAGCCTCGCCGTCCGGGCGGCGGTGGCCGCCGGGGTGAACATCACCTACAAGATCCTCTACAACGCCACCGTCGCGATGACCGGCGGTCAGGACGCTGTCGGCGGGCTCTCGGTGGACCGGCTGGCGTCGCTGCTGCTGGTCGAAGGCGTCGCGAAGGTGGTCATCACCAGCGACGAACCGAAGCGGCTCCGCGGCCTGCGCCTGCCCGACGGCGTCGAGGTCCGGCACCGCGACGAAGTGCTGAGCACGCAAGAGGAACTGGCCCGCGTTCCCGGGGTCACGGTGCTCATCCACGACCAGGAATGCGCCGCCGAGAAGCGCCGCAAACGCCGTCGCGGCAAACTGGACACCCCCGCCGCCAAGGTCGTGATCAACGAGCGGGTGTGCGAAGGATGCGGCGACTGCGGCGAGAAGTCGAACTGCCTGTCGGTGCAGCCGGTCAGCACCGAGTTCGGCCGCAAGACCGCGATCCACCAGTCGTCGTGCAACGTGGACTACTCGTGCCTGGCGGGGGACTGCCCGTCGTTCATGACGGTGGTGCCCACAGGGCGCAAACACCGGGCGCGGCTCGCGGAGATCACGGCGGCCGAACTGCCTGAGCCCGAGACCTCCGGCACCGACTTCACCGTGCGGATCACCGGCGTCGGCGGGACCGGCGTGGTCACCGTCGCGCAGATCCTCGCCACGGCCGCCGTGATCGAGGGCAAGCAGGTCCGGACACTGGACCAGACCGGGCTCGCGCAGAAGGGTGGCGCCGTCGTCTCGGATCTGAAGATCACCGCAGAGCCGGCGCCGCTGGCCCCGAAACTCGCGACCGGGGAATGCGATCTCTACCTGGCCTGTGACGTCCTCGTCGGCGCGGACCCCGCGAATCTGACGGTGACCGATCCCGCCCGGACCATCGCGGTGGTCTCCACGACCGAGGTGCCGACCGGCCGGATGGTCGTCGACACCACCGTTTCGTTCCCCGACGCGGCGGCGGTGCGGGGCGCGATCTCGGAGAGTATGGCGCGGACCGTGGCGCTCGACGCGCGGGCGCTGGCGGAAACCCTGTTCGACGACGACCAGTTCGCCAACATCCTCCAGCTCGGCGCGGCTCACCAGACCGGCGCCATCCCGCTGGACGCGGCGAGCGTGGAGCGCGCGATCGAACTCAACGGGGTCGCGGTCGCGGGCAACCTTCAGGCGTTCCGGCGCGGCAGGCAGCTCGTCGCCGATCCTGACGGACTGCATGCCGCGATCGCCCCGCCCACCGTCGCCGCGACCCCCGCCCCGTCGGCCGCCATGCTGCGCGCCCGCGCGCTCGTCCACGCCGAGCCGGGCTCGGAACTCGCGCGGCTGCTGGACATCCGCGTGCCCGAACTCGTCCGGTACCAGGATGTTCGGTACGCGCGGGAGTACGCCGAGTTCGTCGAGCGCGTCCGGGTCCTGGAAGGGGACTCGACCGCCGTCACCGAAGCGGTGGCGCGAAACCTGCACAAACTGATGGCCTACAAGGACGAGTACGAGGTCGCGCGGCTCTCGCTCGATCCCGCCGTGCTCGCCGGGATCGAGGCGGAGTTCGGCGTCGGCAGCCGCTACGCCTACCGTCTGCACCCACCCTTCCTGCGCGCGCTGGGCATGAAACGGAAGATCGCGCTCGGCCCGAAGTTCCGTCCCGTGTTCGTCGCACTGCGTGCCGCGCGGAAGCTGCGCGGCACCCGCTGGGACCCGTTCGGCAAGGCGCATGTCCGGAAGGTGGAACGGGAACTCGTCACGCAATACCGGGAAACGATCCTCACCGCTTTCGCCACCGAGAGCGCGGACCGCGGCAGGATCCTGGCCCTGGCGGAGCTGCCCGATCTGGTCCGCGGGTACGAGGACGTCAAACTGGCGAACGTCGAGGCTTACCGGCGGGAACAGACCGCGCTCCTCGCCGAACTCGTGCAGGGGGACAGGCTCGGCGCGAGCACTTGA